A single genomic interval of Candidatus Methylomirabilota bacterium harbors:
- a CDS encoding OsmC-related (seleno)protein: MTKVPGGLDPTITRREIVFEADVTSVTPFLKLATVSRAGEGHMTFASDEGPSLGGLGSAPTPLMYFSAAIAFULMTQVSRYGHMLRVSVGRLRMRVKASYRVTGSVLQDTIRGEMVGAETVLEIESPDPPERV; this comes from the coding sequence AGGCGGGCTGGACCCGACGATCACCCGGCGCGAGATCGTCTTCGAGGCCGACGTGACGTCCGTGACCCCGTTCTTGAAGCTCGCGACGGTGAGCCGGGCCGGGGAAGGCCACATGACGTTCGCGTCCGACGAGGGGCCGAGCCTCGGCGGCCTGGGCTCCGCGCCCACGCCGCTCATGTACTTCAGCGCCGCCATCGCGTTCTGACTCATGACCCAGGTGTCCAGATATGGACACATGCTGAGGGTGAGCGTCGGCCGGCTGCGGATGCGCGTGAAGGCGAGCTATCGCGTCACCGGCTCGGTCCTCCAGGACACGATCCGCGGCGAGATGGTGGGCGCGGAGACGGTGCTGGAGATCGAGTCTCCGGATCCGCCCGAGCGCGT